In Panacibacter ginsenosidivorans, the following proteins share a genomic window:
- a CDS encoding glycoside hydrolase family 172 protein: MLHNFSLFKKLLFGFTVVIIFSQCKENEEHENGNELFEYNDNISTRWSSPENINGVQGAGGKENNAAKGHAFDSIATGATYKLLDIRDMGIINRMWVTINDRSPEMLRALKIEMFWDGADKPAVSVPFGDFFGIGLGQTTAFQNALFANAEGRSFNCFIEMPFKSGAKIQVVNESSKTLPLFFFDVDYSLLKEWDDDYMYFHAYWHRDTETKLAQDFEILPQIEGKGRFLGTNISVAANRAYRKSWFGEGEVKIYLDNDKDYPTLNGTGTEDYIGTGWGQGKFINNYSGCTVADDTLLQWAFYRYHIPDPVFFKTGCRVAMQQIGGDATDSVAAYQKEGAQLIPVSTSESQFHSFYKKDSVVQLATSPYKGWTNFYRSDDVSAVAYFYLDKPTNNLNAIQPLSIRTTELRHK, translated from the coding sequence ATGCTGCACAATTTTTCATTATTCAAAAAACTATTATTTGGTTTTACGGTTGTAATTATTTTCTCCCAGTGCAAAGAAAATGAAGAACATGAAAATGGTAATGAACTGTTTGAATACAATGACAACATAAGTACAAGATGGAGTAGCCCTGAAAATATAAATGGCGTGCAGGGTGCCGGTGGCAAAGAAAACAATGCTGCCAAAGGTCATGCATTTGATTCTATTGCAACAGGCGCAACTTACAAATTGCTTGATATAAGAGACATGGGCATTATCAACAGAATGTGGGTTACAATTAATGATCGCAGCCCTGAAATGCTACGTGCATTAAAGATCGAAATGTTTTGGGATGGTGCTGATAAACCCGCAGTGAGTGTGCCTTTCGGAGATTTCTTTGGTATTGGTCTCGGGCAAACAACCGCATTTCAAAATGCATTGTTTGCAAACGCAGAAGGCAGATCATTCAACTGTTTTATAGAGATGCCTTTTAAATCGGGAGCGAAGATCCAGGTAGTAAATGAATCGTCGAAAACACTGCCCTTGTTCTTCTTTGATGTTGATTATAGTTTATTAAAAGAGTGGGATGATGACTATATGTATTTTCATGCATACTGGCACAGAGACACCGAAACAAAACTTGCACAGGATTTTGAAATATTACCTCAGATCGAAGGCAAAGGAAGGTTTCTCGGAACCAATATTAGTGTTGCTGCAAATCGTGCCTATCGTAAGTCATGGTTTGGAGAAGGTGAAGTGAAAATCTATTTAGATAATGATAAAGATTATCCAACGCTCAATGGTACCGGGACAGAAGATTATATAGGCACCGGTTGGGGACAGGGAAAATTTATCAATAACTATAGTGGCTGCACTGTTGCAGATGATACCTTACTGCAATGGGCTTTTTATCGCTATCATATTCCTGATCCTGTTTTCTTTAAAACAGGTTGTCGTGTTGCTATGCAGCAAATAGGAGGGGATGCAACAGATAGTGTTGCTGCATATCAAAAAGAAGGAGCACAACTCATTCCTGTTTCTACAAGTGAAAGCCAGTTTCATTCATTTTATAAAAAAGACAGCGTGGTACAACTTGCCACTTCTCCATACAAGGGCTGGACTAATTTTTACCGTTCAGATGATGTTTCTGCTGTTGCTTATTTTTATTTGGATAAACCAACAAATAATTTAAATGCAATACAACCTCTATCAATACGCACAACAGAGTTAAGACACAAATAA
- a CDS encoding GntR family transcriptional regulator: MASENIYRLISIDEYAVTPKYVQLTNSIVKAIEEKKIEKGYLLPSINDLSFELDISRDTAEKAYKHLKKLGVIGSVPGKGYFISNTDVKQPIKIFLLFNKLSTHKKIMYDAFVASLGEDAVIDFYIYNNDFSLFRKLLTNKRDDYTNYVIIPHFLEGGENAYEIINTIPKEKLLLFDQMLAGVEGKFAAVYEDFEKDIYNALEQAVQQLSRYQTIRIIFPDYTYHPKQILEGFYRFCNQYAFNYDVVADINSTAINEGEVYISLMENDLVTLIERIIETKLEVGKQVGVISYNETPLKKIILNGITTISTDFYAMGAKAAELIRNKSTEHFAAPFYLTLRESL, from the coding sequence ATGGCATCGGAAAATATATACCGGCTTATATCTATTGATGAATATGCTGTAACGCCCAAGTATGTGCAGCTTACCAACTCTATTGTAAAAGCCATTGAAGAAAAAAAAATTGAGAAAGGTTATTTGCTGCCGTCAATAAATGATCTCAGTTTTGAACTCGATATATCAAGAGACACTGCAGAGAAAGCTTATAAACATTTAAAGAAGCTTGGTGTAATTGGCTCTGTGCCTGGCAAAGGATATTTTATTTCCAATACAGATGTAAAGCAACCAATAAAAATATTCCTGCTTTTTAATAAGCTGAGTACGCATAAAAAGATCATGTACGATGCTTTTGTAGCAAGCCTTGGCGAAGATGCAGTAATAGATTTTTACATTTACAATAACGACTTTTCTTTATTCAGAAAACTACTTACCAATAAAAGAGATGATTACACCAACTATGTTATTATACCGCATTTTTTAGAAGGTGGTGAAAATGCATACGAGATCATTAACACCATTCCCAAAGAAAAATTGTTACTGTTTGATCAAATGCTTGCAGGCGTTGAGGGCAAATTTGCTGCAGTGTATGAAGATTTTGAAAAAGACATTTACAATGCATTGGAACAAGCAGTGCAACAGCTAAGCAGGTACCAGACCATCAGGATCATTTTTCCGGATTATACTTATCACCCAAAACAAATACTCGAAGGGTTTTACAGGTTCTGCAACCAGTACGCTTTTAATTATGATGTGGTAGCTGACATCAACAGCACTGCCATTAATGAGGGTGAAGTTTATATAAGCCTTATGGAAAATGACCTTGTTACACTTATAGAAAGGATCATTGAAACAAAACTGGAAGTGGGCAAACAGGTGGGTGTTATCTCTTACAACGAAACGCCATTGAAAAAAATAATTCTCAATGGCATTACTACAATCTCTACAGATTTTTATGCTATGGGGGCAAAAGCTGCTGAGCTGATCCGTAATAAATCAACGGAGCATTTTGCGGCGCCGTTTTATTTAACGCTTCGCGAGTCTTTATGA
- a CDS encoding NUDIX hydrolase — protein sequence MSTIDFVNDSALKKGIKEFLETAPHIYMAGVSVDTVIFGFHNDKLKALMLRFGNTPYFVLPGGYIMKEENLDDAALRILQERTGLKNIYLEQFYTSGNTSRSKEEVAMELTQKMIGTLPNSNWFAQRFVSVCYYALIDDTKVNPVTEVFFTEVKWFDVSKLPKVLYDHDVIINKALKRLQADLDEKLVGFNLMSETFTMGQLQKLYEAVYQKKFVRTNFQRKMLSMNVLERLEKQYNGKSHKAPYLYRFAESKK from the coding sequence ATGAGTACTATAGACTTTGTAAACGACTCAGCATTAAAGAAAGGAATAAAAGAGTTCCTGGAAACCGCACCCCATATTTATATGGCAGGTGTATCGGTTGACACCGTGATCTTTGGTTTTCACAATGACAAACTAAAAGCATTGATGCTACGCTTTGGCAATACGCCCTATTTCGTGCTGCCAGGAGGATATATCATGAAAGAAGAAAACCTTGATGATGCAGCTTTGCGCATATTGCAGGAAAGAACCGGGTTGAAAAATATTTACCTGGAACAATTTTATACATCAGGAAATACAAGTCGCTCTAAGGAAGAGGTTGCTATGGAACTAACGCAAAAAATGATCGGCACCCTACCGAACAGCAATTGGTTTGCGCAGCGTTTTGTTTCTGTATGTTATTATGCTTTGATAGATGATACAAAGGTGAACCCGGTGACAGAAGTATTCTTCACAGAGGTTAAATGGTTTGATGTAAGCAAACTTCCAAAAGTTTTATACGATCACGATGTTATCATTAACAAAGCATTGAAAAGATTACAAGCGGACCTTGACGAAAAACTTGTTGGTTTCAATTTAATGAGTGAAACATTTACGATGGGACAGTTACAAAAATTATATGAAGCCGTTTATCAAAAGAAATTCGTGCGCACCAATTTTCAGCGAAAGATGCTTAGTATGAATGTACTTGAACGATTGGAAAAGCAATACAATGGCAAGTCTCATAAAGCTCCTTATTTGTATAGATTTGCGGAAAGTAAAAAGTGA
- a CDS encoding ThuA domain-containing protein — MQPKHTVIKTVYTFIIALLTMCFTNTLSAQTQRVLVFYKTAGFRHASIDAGKKALTQMATEKGFAIDFTEDATQFTTNNLKKYNAVVFLSTTGDVLNNDQQQEFERYIQAGGGYLGIHAAADCEYDWPWYGRLVGAWFLDHPMPNNIQKGKYYVVDKNNAATAGMPDTFERTDEFYSFKNIDPSIHVLVKIDEASYKGGKNGDNHPMSWYHDFDGGRAFYTNMGHTDETFMEPLFLNHLWAGLHYVMGGDAPTALDYSKAKPEENRFSKVVLEEKLNEPMELSVLNDGRVLFIERHGAVKLYNIKTKQLKTIATIPVSTKYTDKDGKTSEAEDGLLGLNKDPDFAMNHWIYLYYSDPAKSRNILTRYTLKGDALDLSSKKVILEVATQREQCCHTGGSITFDAQGNLYLSTGDNTSPRATVYAPIDEREGRSPWDAQKSAANTNDLRGKILRIKPQPDGTYTIPDGNLFPKGEAQTRPEIFVMGNRNPFRISVDKESGFLYWGEVGPDSNNPDSLKGPAAQDEMNQARKAGNFGWPYFVGDNKAYNHFDFASNTSGPKFDPEKPINNSPNSSGLKELPPAQKAFIWYPYAESKEFPLVGTGGRTAMAGPVFHSDEFKTAQRAFPKYYDGKLLIYEWMRGWIMAVTMDKQSNYVSMERFMPSYKFSNPMDMEFAANGDLYMLEYGSGWFTANDDARLIRIEYNGGNRNPSIQIAEDKMAGSIPFNASLTSKGTKDADGDTLTYSWKVTSKNGFSKTINEPDAKLTFAKAGVYKATLTVKDNKGGVSTQSMELTAGNEPPVVSFDIGKSNKSFYVPNKTYNYKVDVKDKEDGSTANGKIKPSAVIVNIDYLAEGFDKAEIIQGHRTAEQAAAAPNVSKGLKLITASDCRSCHADYKKSIGPAYYAVSVKYKASSAAVEKLTKKIISGGKGVWGDVPMAAHPNLSAEDAAEMIKYILSLSQPKPKVKSLPAQGTYTTKQPAGDKGQGVYIFRAAYTDHGANGLPGVASEETFTLRNPNINPSKYDEVVDATKMSYGGNNFVIPSKTGSYISLKQIDLTGISSIEITAMAPKAQLNAEGGTIELHTDAPNGKLLGKTPFIGDAGGGFGGGGKPVSLPVAPTEGMHDIYLVFKNPNAKQGASLMVVLNTSFKTADSTTNQNVQAAVPKADLNDYVGKYKMTNLPFPYIEVTVQDGKLMMKAGEQGGEITQMDEADKFDAGGKATLLFIRDEKDKVNKVQMEAMNFKFEGVKE, encoded by the coding sequence ATGCAACCAAAACATACAGTTATAAAAACTGTGTACACATTTATTATTGCTTTGTTGACAATGTGTTTTACGAATACGCTGAGTGCTCAAACGCAGCGTGTGCTTGTGTTTTACAAGACAGCTGGTTTTAGACATGCATCTATCGATGCAGGTAAAAAAGCGCTGACGCAAATGGCTACAGAGAAAGGGTTTGCTATTGACTTTACAGAAGATGCCACACAATTCACTACAAACAATCTGAAAAAATACAATGCTGTTGTTTTCCTGAGTACTACGGGAGACGTGTTGAACAATGATCAGCAACAGGAATTTGAAAGATATATACAGGCGGGTGGCGGCTATCTGGGCATACATGCCGCTGCAGATTGTGAATATGATTGGCCCTGGTATGGAAGACTTGTTGGTGCCTGGTTTCTCGATCACCCGATGCCAAATAATATTCAGAAAGGAAAATATTATGTAGTTGATAAGAATAATGCGGCAACAGCAGGAATGCCCGATACATTTGAACGTACAGATGAATTTTATAGTTTCAAAAATATTGATCCATCCATTCATGTATTGGTGAAGATCGATGAAGCATCTTACAAAGGTGGAAAGAATGGCGATAACCATCCCATGAGCTGGTATCATGATTTTGATGGCGGCCGCGCTTTTTATACCAACATGGGTCATACCGATGAAACATTTATGGAACCACTGTTCCTAAATCATCTCTGGGCTGGTTTGCATTATGTAATGGGTGGTGATGCGCCAACTGCACTGGATTATTCAAAAGCTAAACCCGAGGAGAATCGTTTTTCAAAAGTTGTACTGGAAGAAAAATTAAATGAACCGATGGAATTAAGTGTACTGAATGATGGGCGTGTTTTGTTTATTGAAAGACATGGTGCTGTAAAATTGTACAACATCAAAACAAAACAATTAAAGACGATCGCTACAATCCCGGTTAGCACAAAGTACACAGATAAAGATGGCAAAACATCCGAAGCAGAAGATGGATTACTTGGCTTGAATAAAGATCCAGACTTTGCTATGAATCATTGGATATATCTCTATTATTCTGATCCGGCAAAATCAAGGAATATATTAACAAGGTACACGCTCAAAGGGGATGCACTCGATCTTAGTTCAAAGAAAGTTATTCTCGAAGTGGCTACACAACGTGAGCAATGCTGCCACACTGGCGGCTCCATTACATTTGACGCACAAGGCAATCTTTATTTGTCTACCGGAGATAATACAAGCCCGAGAGCAACCGTATATGCACCTATTGATGAACGTGAAGGCAGGTCTCCGTGGGATGCACAAAAATCTGCTGCAAACACCAATGATCTGCGTGGAAAAATATTACGCATAAAACCACAGCCTGATGGAACCTACACTATTCCCGATGGTAATCTTTTTCCAAAGGGCGAAGCGCAAACAAGACCTGAAATATTTGTAATGGGCAACAGGAATCCTTTCAGAATTTCTGTTGATAAAGAATCCGGCTTTCTTTATTGGGGAGAAGTTGGCCCCGATTCAAACAATCCAGATTCATTGAAAGGCCCTGCAGCACAGGATGAAATGAACCAGGCAAGAAAAGCCGGCAACTTCGGCTGGCCTTATTTTGTTGGAGATAACAAAGCATACAATCATTTTGATTTTGCAAGCAATACATCAGGTCCAAAATTCGATCCTGAAAAACCAATCAACAATTCTCCAAACAGTTCAGGGCTGAAAGAATTGCCACCTGCACAAAAAGCATTCATATGGTATCCTTATGCCGAATCAAAAGAGTTTCCATTGGTTGGTACTGGCGGCAGAACTGCAATGGCTGGCCCTGTTTTTCATAGTGATGAATTTAAAACTGCACAACGTGCATTTCCAAAATATTACGATGGCAAACTATTGATCTATGAATGGATGCGTGGCTGGATCATGGCGGTAACAATGGATAAACAGAGCAATTATGTTTCTATGGAACGCTTTATGCCAAGTTATAAATTCAGTAATCCGATGGATATGGAGTTTGCTGCTAATGGTGATCTCTATATGCTTGAATATGGTTCTGGTTGGTTCACTGCAAATGATGATGCACGTTTAATTCGCATAGAATATAACGGTGGTAATAGAAATCCATCTATACAAATTGCTGAAGATAAAATGGCGGGTTCTATTCCGTTCAATGCAAGCCTTACATCAAAAGGTACAAAAGATGCAGATGGCGATACATTAACGTATTCATGGAAAGTAACTTCAAAAAATGGTTTTTCAAAAACCATCAATGAGCCGGATGCAAAACTCACCTTTGCTAAAGCAGGCGTGTATAAAGCAACGCTTACTGTAAAAGACAATAAAGGTGGTGTTTCAACACAATCAATGGAATTAACTGCAGGCAATGAACCTCCTGTCGTTTCATTTGATATTGGTAAGAGCAACAAATCATTTTATGTTCCAAACAAAACATACAATTATAAAGTAGATGTAAAAGACAAAGAAGACGGGTCCACAGCAAACGGTAAAATAAAACCATCTGCAGTTATAGTTAATATTGATTACCTCGCCGAAGGTTTTGACAAGGCAGAGATCATACAGGGGCACCGTACAGCAGAACAGGCAGCCGCAGCGCCAAATGTTTCAAAAGGTTTGAAACTGATAACAGCAAGCGATTGCAGGTCTTGTCATGCTGATTATAAAAAATCTATTGGCCCTGCCTACTATGCAGTATCAGTAAAGTATAAAGCAAGCAGCGCCGCAGTAGAAAAACTTACGAAGAAAATTATTTCCGGTGGTAAAGGTGTCTGGGGCGATGTGCCGATGGCTGCGCATCCCAATCTTTCTGCAGAAGATGCCGCAGAAATGATCAAATATATTTTGAGTCTTTCGCAGCCAAAACCAAAAGTAAAATCATTGCCTGCACAGGGAACTTATACAACAAAGCAACCAGCAGGCGATAAAGGTCAGGGCGTTTACATCTTCCGTGCAGCGTACACAGATCATGGTGCCAATGGCTTGCCAGGCGTGGCTTCTGAAGAAACATTCACACTCCGCAACCCAAATATAAACCCATCAAAATATGATGAAGTAGTTGATGCAACCAAGATGAGTTATGGTGGCAATAATTTTGTTATTCCTTCCAAAACGGGTAGCTACATTAGTCTTAAACAAATAGATCTTACAGGCATCAGCAGTATAGAAATAACTGCCATGGCGCCTAAAGCGCAATTGAATGCAGAAGGCGGTACCATTGAATTGCACACAGATGCACCCAATGGAAAACTGTTAGGAAAAACACCTTTTATCGGAGATGCAGGTGGCGGTTTTGGTGGTGGCGGTAAACCTGTTTCGCTTCCCGTAGCGCCAACAGAAGGCATGCACGATATTTACCTCGTATTTAAAAACCCAAATGCTAAACAAGGTGCTTCATTGATGGTTGTGTTGAATACAAGTTTCAAAACTGCTGATTCAACCACTAATCAAAATGTTCAGGCAGCGGTTCCAAAAGCAGACCTCAATGATTATGTTGGAAAATATAAAATGACCAACCTGCCGTTTCCATACATTGAAGTAACTGTGCAGGATGGAAAGCTTATGATGAAGGCAGGAGAGCAGGGCGGAGAAATAACACAAATGGATGAAGCAGATAAATTTGATGCAGGTGGTAAAGCAACGCTCTTATTTATACGCGACGAAAAGGACAAGGTAAACAAGGTTCAAATGGAAGCAATGAACTTTAAGTTTGAAGGAGTGAAAGAATAA
- a CDS encoding type ISP restriction/modification enzyme yields MSIYAIKQYHRELEDLKHYGGTTKETAIRFAFQKLLDEYGKPLNLRLVPEVSIKLKNGKTVTPDGTLKDQLRLDHGYWESKDEADDINEEIKKKFGKGYPSDNILFEDTNTAVLYQHGTEVMRVPMQEEEQLDKLLNKYISFERQEIKDFRAAIEKFKEDIPKVTAAIREIIEKQNDNASYKEALHSFHELCKQSINPDITDADVQEMIVQHILSADIFNTIFDEPHFHQENNIARELNKVVETFFTGAARRQTLGSIKHYYDTINANAAGIADHHEKQKFLKVVYENFYKGYNPKAADRLGIVYTPNEIVQFMIKSTDYLLHKHFSKTLADKNVEILDPATGTGTFICDIIDFLPRNKLEYKYKNELHANELAILPYYIANLNIEYTYKQKMGNYAEFENLCFVDTLDNTGFHWVGKQGNLFGVSAENAARVRKQNEKKISVLIGNPPYNANQQNENDNNKNREYPTIDKRIRETFGKVSKAQNKNKIFDMYSRFFRWAMDRLDGNGIIAFVSNRSYIDSKAFDGFRKTIQTEYDYAYIIDTQSDVRTNPKIAGTTHNVFGIQTGVAIVFLLRLSSGKIKDNDCRIQYVSMRDEWRKEEKLQWLVENPIEKIEFENLIPDKNNNWINNSESDYENLIPLINKNVKSGNSENSIFRLYTLGIRTNRDEWVYDFNSDELFKKVKFLSENYNRQVPKFKGRKYDEIDNEIDYSIKWARELKKYLCRGVFSKADSNYITDASYRPYVSKSFFSERVFIEMIYQIPNIFGIDGNRFENAVITFDSNQKNNFATLATKNIPDLHFTGDSQVLPLYRYTKEGQRIENITDWALQQFKEQYKESNITKQDIFYYVYAVLHHPAYRKKYELNLKREFPRIPFYENFMRWAKWGEQLMNLHINYETVQPFNLLIEKVNAGSTTDTEKLQKAKLKADKTNGIIELDAATTLTGIPKTAWDYKLGNRSALEWVLDQYKEKKPSDPTIAEKFNTYKFADYKEHVIDLLRRVCTVSVETMNIIAQMPDE; encoded by the coding sequence ATGAGCATTTACGCTATTAAACAATACCACAGGGAGCTTGAAGATCTAAAACATTACGGCGGCACTACAAAAGAAACTGCTATTCGTTTTGCTTTTCAGAAATTATTAGATGAATATGGTAAGCCCTTAAACCTGCGTCTTGTACCGGAAGTTTCTATAAAACTAAAAAATGGTAAAACAGTAACACCCGATGGAACTTTAAAAGACCAGCTGCGATTAGATCATGGTTATTGGGAAAGTAAGGATGAAGCAGACGATATAAACGAAGAAATAAAAAAGAAATTCGGCAAAGGTTACCCAAGCGATAATATTCTTTTTGAAGATACCAATACGGCTGTTCTTTACCAGCATGGCACAGAAGTAATGCGTGTGCCCATGCAGGAAGAAGAACAATTGGATAAACTCCTCAACAAATACATAAGTTTTGAGCGCCAGGAAATAAAAGACTTTCGTGCGGCTATTGAAAAATTCAAAGAAGATATTCCAAAAGTTACAGCAGCCATCCGCGAAATAATAGAAAAGCAAAACGATAATGCATCATACAAAGAAGCCCTGCATAGTTTTCATGAACTCTGCAAACAATCCATCAATCCTGATATAACAGATGCTGATGTGCAGGAAATGATCGTGCAGCATATTCTTAGTGCAGACATCTTTAACACCATTTTTGATGAACCGCATTTTCACCAGGAAAATAATATAGCACGGGAACTGAATAAAGTTGTGGAAACTTTTTTTACCGGTGCGGCACGCAGGCAAACACTGGGCAGCATAAAACATTATTACGATACCATTAATGCAAACGCCGCAGGTATTGCAGACCACCATGAGAAACAAAAATTCTTAAAAGTGGTGTATGAAAATTTTTATAAAGGTTATAATCCAAAAGCCGCAGACCGTTTGGGCATTGTTTACACACCAAATGAGATTGTGCAGTTCATGATAAAAAGCACAGATTATTTACTGCACAAACATTTTAGTAAAACACTGGCCGATAAAAATGTAGAGATACTTGACCCTGCCACAGGCACAGGAACTTTTATCTGCGACATTATAGATTTTCTTCCCCGCAATAAACTCGAATACAAATACAAAAACGAACTGCATGCAAATGAGCTGGCAATACTGCCTTACTATATTGCCAACCTTAATATTGAATACACCTACAAACAAAAGATGGGCAACTATGCAGAGTTTGAGAATTTATGTTTTGTAGATACGCTTGACAATACTGGCTTTCATTGGGTTGGCAAACAGGGCAATTTGTTTGGTGTAAGTGCAGAGAACGCAGCAAGAGTACGAAAGCAAAATGAAAAAAAGATAAGCGTTCTTATTGGCAACCCGCCTTATAATGCTAATCAGCAAAATGAAAATGACAACAATAAAAACCGCGAATATCCTACAATCGACAAGAGAATACGAGAAACTTTTGGAAAGGTCTCAAAAGCTCAGAATAAGAATAAAATATTCGATATGTATTCGAGATTTTTTCGATGGGCAATGGATAGATTAGATGGCAATGGAATAATCGCATTTGTTTCAAATCGAAGTTATATTGATAGTAAAGCATTTGATGGATTTCGTAAAACAATACAAACTGAGTATGACTATGCCTACATAATAGATACACAAAGTGACGTCAGAACAAATCCGAAGATCGCTGGAACAACGCATAATGTTTTTGGAATACAAACTGGAGTTGCAATTGTTTTTCTTTTGAGATTAAGTAGCGGAAAAATAAAAGACAACGATTGCCGAATTCAATATGTGAGCATGAGAGATGAATGGAGGAAAGAAGAAAAACTGCAATGGTTAGTTGAAAATCCTATTGAAAAAATTGAATTTGAAAATCTAATACCGGATAAAAATAATAACTGGATTAATAATTCGGAGAGTGATTACGAAAATCTTATCCCTTTGATAAATAAAAATGTAAAATCGGGTAACTCTGAGAATTCAATATTTCGATTATATACACTAGGCATAAGAACGAATAGAGATGAATGGGTTTATGATTTCAACTCCGATGAATTATTTAAGAAGGTTAAATTTCTCTCTGAAAATTATAATAGACAAGTACCTAAGTTTAAAGGAAGAAAATATGATGAGATAGACAATGAAATAGATTATTCGATAAAATGGGCAAGAGAATTAAAAAAATATCTATGTCGAGGGGTATTTTCAAAAGCCGATAGTAATTATATAACAGATGCTTCTTATCGTCCCTATGTATCAAAATCTTTCTTTTCTGAAAGAGTCTTTATAGAAATGATTTATCAGATACCAAACATTTTCGGAATAGATGGAAATAGATTTGAAAATGCTGTAATAACTTTCGATTCAAATCAGAAAAATAATTTTGCGACGCTCGCTACTAAGAATATTCCTGATTTACATTTCACTGGAGATAGTCAAGTTCTCCCTCTGTACCGCTACACAAAAGAAGGTCAACGTATAGAAAACATAACCGATTGGGCATTGCAACAATTCAAAGAACAGTACAAAGAAAGCAACATAACCAAACAAGATATTTTTTATTACGTTTACGCAGTACTCCATCATCCCGCCTACCGCAAAAAATACGAGCTTAATTTAAAAAGAGAATTTCCTCGCATACCATTCTACGAAAATTTTATGCGGTGGGCGAAATGGGGAGAGCAGTTAATGAACCTGCACATTAATTATGAAACAGTGCAGCCATTTAATTTACTGATTGAAAAAGTAAATGCAGGCTCAACCACAGATACAGAGAAACTACAGAAAGCAAAACTAAAAGCAGATAAAACAAACGGCATTATAGAACTCGATGCAGCTACTACTTTAACAGGCATTCCAAAAACAGCGTGGGATTATAAACTCGGAAACCGCAGCGCATTGGAATGGGTGCTCGATCAATACAAAGAAAAGAAACCATCAGACCCAACCATTGCAGAAAAATTCAACACCTACAAATTTGCAGACTACAAAGAACATGTAATTGATCTTTTAAGAAGAGTATGCACTGTAAGTGTAGAAACAATGAACATTATTGCACAAATGCCGGATGAGTAA